The following coding sequences are from one Primulina eburnea isolate SZY01 chromosome 15, ASM2296580v1, whole genome shotgun sequence window:
- the LOC140815455 gene encoding uncharacterized protein — protein sequence MYEELYEDWIKRTKGNAILSKENTELKSQISRLEVILSKKDLALFKVKKELEEATLILTKLNSSSSKLDSLLMIGQNDRAGLGYPNSLFEIGESSNNERKLTIFVKGSVETSNAKHTEKGVPSKGQISTKKSKSRKCHFICHYCFRPGHIKPYCFKLRDDYKRWESEQVLPQAWYNTRRNIANRKPTVKRIWVPKAKIQCSVIYTSLKTNIAGIWYFDSGCSRHMTGSKDHLIDYVELRNGHVMYGGGAKGRIVGKGSLNVDGLPSTRSADNCYQLGEDLMCNHSKVSELNLWHQKLGHANFKTLKNLGKYDAVRGMPNLSSGTPYVCGTCQKDLTGKTIEDDIDRLLNENETLPNTDVAPGVVTPETTPALAESNDEPGEYTENDDVVTIEEIDIPSKIQKNHPSSQIIGEAFGGMQTRRKEKVDYRKMMGLSAFLNGILNEKAYVSQPKGFEDPNHPNHYYKLKKALYGLKQAPRAWYGRLTEYLLDLGFKRGEYAKNLVKKFSTENTKHMKTPMGSTEKLSKDDVAAGVYNTQYRSIIGNLLYLSASRPDIMFSVSLCARYQADPKGTHLKAVKRILRYISGTVDLGLWYTKETNTNLVGLVMLIGQETLMIGRVPLVDVFILMAGFDPHEIRSEMAASMSKKSPETTPTAETNVEGMQIVGVAEEPTPLEIIAPGEPGNEINVENPSELKS from the exons ATGTACGAAGAACTGTATGAAGACTGGATCAAAAGAACTAAAGGAAATGCAATTCTCTCCAAAGAGAACACTGAGCTGAAGTCACAAATATCACGACTTGAAGTAATCCTAAGCAAGAAAGATCTGGCATTATTCAAAGTCAAGAAGGAGCTTgaagaagcaactctaattcttaCCAAGCTCAATTCAAGTTCATCCAAACTTGATTCACTTTTGATGATTGGACAGAATGACAGAGCTGGACTTGGTTATCCGAATAGTCTGTTCGAAATTGGAGAATCCTCCAATAATGAAAGAAAACTAACTATCTTTGTCAAAGGAAGTGTTGAAACCTCGAATGCTAAACACACTGAAAAAGGTGTTCCATCAAAAGGGCAAATATCTACCAAGAAGTCCAAATCCAGAAAATGCCACTTCATCTGTCACTACTGTTTTAGACCTGGACATATCAAACCCTATTGTTTTAAACTAAGAGATGACTACAAAAGGTGGGAATCTGAACAGGTGTTGCCACAGGCGTGGTATAACACCCGGCGCAACATTGCCAACAGAAAACCGACAGTAAAAAGGATCTGGGTACCAAAGGCTAAGATTCAATGTTCTGTTATCTATACTTCATTAAAGACTAACATTGCAGGAATATGGTACTTCGACAGTggctgttcacgccacatgacaggttctAAAGACCATTTGATTGACTATGTTGAACTAAGGAATGGTCATGTGATGTATGGAGGCGGTGCTAAAGGAAGAATTGTTGGCAAAGGGTCCTTGAATGTTGATGGATTGCCTA GTACAAGGTCTGCTGACAATTGCTATCAACTCGGAGAAGACCTGatgtgcaatcattcaaaggtgAGTGAGCTAAACTTGTGGCATCAAAAATTGGGTCATGCAAACTTCAAGACATTAAAGAACCTTGGTAAGTACgatgctgtgagaggtatgcctaatTTATCTTCTGGAACTCCTTATGTTTGTGGAACATGTCAAAAGG ATCTAACGGGAAAAACAATCGAGGATGATATTGATAGGCTGCTGAACGAAAATGAGACACTGCCTAACACAGATGTTGCACCCGGTGTTGTAACACCGGAGACAACACCTGCACTGGCAGAATCGAATGATGAACCAGGAGAGTATACTGAGAATGATGACGTTGTAACCATTGAAGAGATTGATATTCCCAgtaagattcagaaaaatcatccatcatctcaGATAATTGGTGAAGCATTTGGAGGAATGCAAActagaagaaaggagaaggTAGATTATCGGAAAATGATGGGTCTA agtgccttTTTGAACGGCATTTTGAATGAAAAAGCTTATGTAAGTCAACCTAAAGGGTTTGAAGATCCAAACCACCCGAACCATTACTACAAGTTGAAAAAGGCACTTTATggacttaaacaagctccaagagcatGGTATGGTAGGCTTACTGAATATCTGCTTGACTtaggcttcaaacgaggtgag tatgcCAAGAATTTGGTGAAGAAATTTTCTACTGAGAACACTAAACACATGAAAACACCAATGGGGTCGACTGAAAAATTGTCCAAAGATGATGTTGCGGCAGGTGTTTACAACACCCAGTATCGCAGCATCATAGGCAATCTTCTTTACTTAAGTGCAAGTCGTCccgacattatgtttagtgtaaGTTTGTGTGCCAGGTACCAGGCTGATCCTAAAGGCACTCATTTAAAAGCTGTCAAAAGAATTTTGCGATATATATCTGGAACAGTTGACTTAGGTTTGTGGTACACCAAAGAAACAAACACCAATTTAGTGGGTTTAGTGATGCTGATTGGGCAGGAAACCTTGATGATAGGAAGAGTACCACTGGTGGATGTTTTTATCTTG ATGGCTGGCTTTGATCCTCATGAAATTAGGAGTGAAATGGCTGCGAGCATGAGCAAAAAATCTCCTGAGACAACACCCACAGCCGAAACCAATGTTGAGGGGATGCAAATTGTGGGTGTGGCCGAAGAGCCAACTCCGTTGGAAATAATCGCTCCTGGTGAACCTGGGAACGAGATCAATGTTGAGAATCCTTCGGAATTGAAGTCTTGA